The following are encoded together in the Lathyrus oleraceus cultivar Zhongwan6 chromosome 3, CAAS_Psat_ZW6_1.0, whole genome shotgun sequence genome:
- the LOC127126197 gene encoding LRR receptor-like serine/threonine-protein kinase ERL2, protein MKISTYSLIFLCFFQSTRAILNPIDFLALQSIRRSLHDVPGSNFFSTWDFTDDPCNFAGVYCVSDKVVALNLGESRAGSPGLTGKIDTAVGKLSSLVDLTVSPGRVYGPLPQSISKLKNLKFLGISRNFIFGEIPAGLGQLRSLRTIDLSYNQLSGAIPPSIGKMPNLNNLILRHNRLTGSIPSFASAKNLNRLDLKHNSLTGSLAPDSLPSSLQYLSLSWNQLTGTVDRVLYRLNRLNYLDLSFNRFTGSIPAQLFSFPLTNLQLERNQLYGPVEPFNEVTIQTVDLSYNKLSGEISPLLASVRNLYLNNNGFTGEVPGSFVERLLAANIQILYLQHNYLTGIVINPTAEIPLSSSLCLQYNCMVPPIQMTCPSKAGYLKIRPANQCNHYQYH, encoded by the coding sequence ATGAAGATTTCTACATATTCTCTTATCTTTTTGTGCTTCTTTCAATCCACGCGAGCAATCTTAAATCCTATTGATTTCTTAGCACTACAGTCTATTAGAAGATCGCTTCACGATGTTCCTGGTTCAAATTTCTTTTCAACTTGGGACTTCACTGACGATCCGTGCAACTTCGCCGGAGTTTACTGTGTTTCGGATAAAGTTGTTGCTCTCAATCTCGGTGAATCTAGAGCCGGTTCTCCTGGTTTAACCGGGAAAATAGACACCGCAGTTGGAAAACTCTCTTCTCTCGTCGACTTAACCGTTTCTCCAGGTAGAGTTTACGGTCCTCTTCCTCAGTCCATTTCCAAATTGAAGAACCTCAAGTTTCTCGGCATCAGCCGGAATTTCATCTTCGGCGAGATTCCGGCGGGGCTAGGTCAGCTTCGCAGTCTTCGAACAATCGATCTAAGCTACAATCAGCTCTCCGGAGCTATTCCTCCGTCAATCGGAAAAATGCCAAATCTAAACAACCTGATCCTCCGTCATAACCGTCTCACCGGTTCAATTCCATCCTTCGCTTCAGCTAAAAACCTGAACCGGCTCGATCTAAAGCACAACTCACTCACCGGTTCACTTGCTCCCGATTCTCTCCCATCTTCTCTACAATACCTCTCTCTATCATGGAACCAGCTTACCGGAACGGTGGATCGGGTTTTATACAGACTAAACCGGCTCAACTACCTTGATCTAAGCTTCAACCGGTTCACCGGTTCCATCCCGGCTCAGTTATTCTCATTCCCGCTAACTAACTTACAATTAGAAAGAAACCAATTATACGGTCCGGTTGAACCGTTTAATGAAGTTACAATCCAAACCGTTGATCTTAGTTACAACAAACTATCAGGTGAAATATCACCTTTACTAGCAAGTGTGCGAAATTTGTATCTAAACAATAACGGTTTCACCGGCGAGGTTCCCGGTAGCTTTGTTGAACGGTTATTAGCAGCAAATATTCAGATACTGTATTTGCAGCATAATTATCTTACCGGAATTGTGATAAATCCAACGGCGGAGATTCCATTGAGCAGTTCTCTTTGTTTACAGTATAACTGTATGGTTCCTCCTATCCAGATGACGTGTCCTTCCAAAGCTGGTTACCTCAAAATTAGACCTGCTAACCAGTGCAACCATTACCAATACCATTGA